The Fusobacterium sp. DD2 nucleotide sequence ATGCATGGTGTATGCCTGGAGGTAAGGTTGCTGTATACACTGGTATTTTACCCTATACACAAAATGAAAATGGACTTGCTGTAGTTATGTCACATGAGATTGCCCATGCAATAGCTCAACATAGCCGTGAACAGGCAAGTTATTCTGTGATTCAAAGTTTAGGTGGAAGCATATTTTCATCACTTGGTCTTTTCCCAGATGTGTATAATGGAGCTACTAATTTAGTTATGCTTAAATATAGCAGAAGTCATGAAACAGAGGCTGACCAGTTAGGTCTTATATTTATGAAACTGGCAGGATATGACCCTAATTATGCTGTAACTTTCTGGGATAGAATGAGACAGAGCGGTGGCGGTGGACAACCTGAGTTTTTAAGCACTCACCCAAGTGATGCAACAAGAGTTAAAAATATTAAATCTTATCTAAATAGCGATAAATTCAAATCTATTACAAAGTAACGGAGGAACAAAACATTATATGAAAATTTATTTTATAAGACATGGTGAAACTGTATGGAACACAAAGAAAATCTTTCAAGGTTCATCTAACTCACCTCTTACAGAAAAAGGAAGATGCCAGGCTGCAAAACTTGGTGAAAAATTAAAAGATGTGCCATTTGTTACATTTTATTCTTCTCCTCTTGGAAGAACAATGGA carries:
- a CDS encoding M48 family metallopeptidase, whose product is MKIKKILSALCVSLLIAACSNAPISGRKQMLLVPEDEIVAQSYSQYRQVMAQSKVLNNKDAQMVKKVGNNIARAVDKYFANHPGENKSHIKYQWEFNLIQNNTPNAWCMPGGKVAVYTGILPYTQNENGLAVVMSHEIAHAIAQHSREQASYSVIQSLGGSIFSSLGLFPDVYNGATNLVMLKYSRSHETEADQLGLIFMKLAGYDPNYAVTFWDRMRQSGGGGQPEFLSTHPSDATRVKNIKSYLNSDKFKSITK